The Pseudomonadota bacterium genome segment CCGGCCTCAGCTGGCTGCTCTCGAAAGACTTCCGCCAGGGGTGGCGCGCGGCGCGGACCTACGCCGAGCGTGCTCGCGCCGCGGCGGCTCCCGCGGGAGAGGCCGCCGCGCCCGGCCGCACGCCCAATTATCGTGCGGAAAACGCGCCCCGCCTGGTGGGCCGCGCCGTCGGCTTTGGTTTCTTGGGCATCGCGGCGCTCGATGCGGCCACGATCGCCTTCGTCCTCGTCGCGCCGATCCACTGGTATGTCGGCTTCGCAATGGCCAAGTCGGCCGTGTTGGGGAGCGCCTTCGTGGCCATGTCGCTCAGGGCCGGGCGCGCAAGGCGCGAGTACGAGGCCGCGGCGACGATCCTGGCCAGCGAGGATCTCGCCATTAAGGATCTCCCCAATGGGGAGCAGCGCAGCCGCGAAGAGGGCCTGTCGGAGCAGGATCAAGCCGAGCTCCGCGCCTGGGCCCAGACGCGTGTGGCGCCGCGGCCGGAGCGCGCCACCCTCCTCGAAAAACTTGGCGCGTGGTACGCGAAGCTCGTGACCAAGAACGACGCCGACGCCGCTCAGCTCCGCGAGCTGATGAAGCTCTCCTCGCCCTAGCGAGATCCATGATCCAAGAGGCGCTGCCTTCACGCGGTCACGCCGTGGATCTGCGCGGCCGTGCGGCGTCGGCAGGCCCGCCGCCGTGCCAGCAAGCAGGCCGCTGGTGGGCTGGGCGCCGAAAAGACTGACTACCTCGCTAGCCACCTACCGCTCAGCGGGTCTCCGATAATCGGTCTGCGACTCCCCGCGCAGTCGCAGACCGATCCAAAACCCTCACTCCTACAAGCCGTTATCGTATCGTTGACAGTCGGCACGCGCTGTGCTCCTCTGCATGAAGAGCAATGTAGTTTACATAAGTGTAGTTCAATATACGTATTTGTAGGATAATAAAATACACGCAGGTACTTTTCAGCATGGAGCTCACCACGGGGCCGAAGGAGGCCTGATGGTGTCGGATCTTGGGGGGAAGCACGTGAATTGTCCAATGCTTGGCTTCTATCGAGGTAGTGCAGCGCTGGCCGCCGATGAGGGGATTCCCGCTCGAGCTGGCGCACCGAGGCGAGGCGGGCCCTCGGGCGTCGGAGGGCTGATTGGGTGGCAACAGTCATTGCGCCGCGCGGCCGCTGGCGCAGGCCTGGCGGCAGCCCTTGCGCTGATCCTTGGACTTGGGAATGGTCGCGCATGGGCCGACACGACGGGTCGTGCCGGAGGGACTCGCCTTGAAAGGAGGGGCGGTGAGGAAAGCGACAGCGGCGGCGGCGGCTCGGTTGCCGGCGATTCACCTGCCCGCGCTAGGTCTGACGACGCTACGTCTGACCAGGCTAGGCCTGTCGCTCGCGAGCCGTCGCCCGGCAACCCCGGACAGAATGACGAGGCAACTGACGCTCAGCCGCCCGCCGGAAGGGCAAGCGCAAAGCGTCCCCCGAGACGCGGCCGCCCGGCGCACGCTCGGGCTGCCGCCCCAGCCGCAGGCGCGGCTACCCCCGCCCAGCCTACTGGAGCTGCACCCGAGTTCGCCATGATGGTCTTTGAATCGATCTACTTTGGGCAGCCGGGCCCCGACGGGCAGCCGGGCCCCGACGGGACGTCCGAAAGACTCCGGCTGAAGGACCCGGTCCTTGGACTCCCACCGGTCGTGGTCGCCAGAGACCTTGACTGGGGGATGGTGAGGGACGTTCTGGGCGCGTCTCTCAGTCCTACGGGTCGTACGGACGGCACTCGGCAAGCGGTACCCTTCCTTGACGGCCCCGTGCGGCTCGTGAAGGTGGCCATCGACGGGAGGATGTCAGGGGAGGAGCGGGAGGCGCTTACCGCCAAAATCAGCCAAATCTTCAAGGCCAGAGCGGCCCAACCGAACAACGCGCAAGCCCTGCAGGTCGAGCTTGTACCGGCGCAGGTCGCTGGCGTTACCAGACACTCGATTAGTCGAGCGATCAGGGAAGAGGCTAACGCACCGCAAAGAAATCGCGAGCATGCCCGTCGCCTGGTCTCGACGACGGGTGAGCGGATTCGCGCTTCAGCGAGCGCTATGCCTGCGAACCTGGCAGCGATTCCGGGCGCGGTGGCAAACGCCGCGAGTGGTGCCGCCCAGGCGGCGCTTCACCCGCGAGCCTGGTGGGCGGAGAAGCAGGCGGGCGCTGCACAGCAGCGCAACGAGGCCTTCGGCGCTGTCTGGGGCTTTGGCTGGACACTTGTCGACGTTGGGCTTTGGCTCGGGGTCGTGGGTGGCGGGCCGGGTGTGACGGCTTTTGCGCTCTCGATGGGGCTGAATCACATCTGGAGCGTCTGGCCCAACCAACTCAACGACGCCTTCGCCTACGGCGCGTGGACGCGGATCCTCTTCGGCACCGAAGGCGGCACGAGGACCTATGCTGCCAACGACCTGCTGATGGAGCACTTTGGCCTGGGGCCCGCCTTCAGCGGCGGGGCGCAAGCCGCAAAGAAGACCATCGCCGGGAAACTTGGCCTGAGCATGGAGGACGTCGACGCAATTGTGACGTTTCCAGCTCAGGTTCGCGCCGTGGGAGGTTCCGGTGCAACCGAGACGCTCACGGTTCAGCTCAATATCGGCGAAATACGTAAGCGTCGCGCGGAAGCCCACGCGGCGATGGCCGCCCAATCCAGCGAACATCGCGGGGGCCTTGCCGAGGTTCTCGCCGCCGCAGGCGGCGACAAGTGGGAGGCTGTGCAATCCGAGTCCAAAGGGGCAGCGACAGCCGAGGACAAGCGCTGGGCCGGCCTCGAGCGGGCGGTTGAGGCCATCAAGCGGGTCGACGACCAGGCCAACGAGCTCGGGCGGGCGGTCGCAGCGAGCAGTGGAGCGACTGAGCGCAATCCCTGGAAACGGATCGGTGTCTGGATCGAGGGCAGTGCGCTCAGAAAGGGGCAGATCGCTCACCTCGCTAACGGCTCGTTTTGGATGCTCGCCTTCTTGGAACTCTCGTACATGGGCGGGCTCAGTTCCTTCGGAGCGCTATCGCTGCCGGCGCTCGCAATTGTGGCGACCGCCGTTCCCGCCAGCCTGATCTGCTCCTCGGGCTTCTGGGGCTCGCAGGTCATGAATCGCCAGCACCTCGTCACCTCGCAGGGGCGTTGGGTCTTCAGCCTCGTCGGCGACACGTTTTTCCGCATCAACGCGAAGATCGCGCAGACGGGCAACCTCTGGCTCTGGGCGGCGGCCATGGCCAGCGAATTTGGGTGGGCGGGCTATCGCTTTGCCAACGGGTTGGTAGGTCAGCGTGAGGGACCACCGCAGGGTGTTGTGGCACTCCTCACCGGCCTTGGACGGGTGGTCCGCGCCGAGGCGAGCCCAGGCAACAGAGCGGATGGCGACAACTCTTGCGGGGTCGTCGCGCTGGTGCACGCGAGCGCTGTCCAGCCGGACCCGCAAGTCCTTCAAGCGGACCCCATCTTCAGCCAGATTAGAGATGCACCGGAGAGGGAGCGTGTGGCCGAGAGGGTCGCCGGATATGTCGCTGCGGATGCCCTCTACCGGTTGGGTGTTGAAACGGTGGGACGCGGGACGCCCTTGGTCCCTCTGGGCGAGCAGGAAGGCCGTGCGCTGGCGAGAATGTCGCAGGGAAAGCTAACCAACCCCGAGCGGGCGCGGCAAGCAGCCTGGGTTGAGCGGCTGACGCCGCAGAGCGCGATCCCTACCCACAGAACACTCTGGGCGGCGCGCGCTAAACGCGTCGGTCAAGCGATCAGGGGAGAGCTTGGGCGCTTGCGGACTCCAACAGTGCCTTGGACGCCCGCTTTCGGTGGCGCCGCTCCCTGAGCGTTGCGCGTCGGATCGTCGGTCTCGGCGCCACATTCGGCCTCGGCGCTGGCCTACTGTCCTCCGAATCAGCGCCGGCGTAGGCGCGAACCTCGCTTCAGCCTGCTGCGTGCCTCGGTATTGCGGGCTGACCATGGCTTGTGGCGTCGATGCGCTCCGTTCCCCACGCGCTCGCCAATTCTCCGGCTGGCCCCATCTGGCTGGCCCCATCTGGCTGGCCCCATCTGCACGACGCCCTGGTGCGTCAGGCGGACGCGCGGTCGGGGGCCTGTTTGACACGCCTAGGGGCGATCGCTATCGTCGGCGGCCTGGAGTGTGAGCATCGCGCTTCGGGGCGCGTTCGGCTGAAGCGCGCAAGGAGGGCTGCCGTGGGTATTGGCGTCGTGGCTCGCTTGTACAACCTCTGGCGGGGCTTTCTTAGCCTTTGGGTCTCCGACCTCGAGAAGGGGCATCCGGAGATCGCCTATGAGAATGCGATCAACGGGATGGTGGAGAAGTTCGCGGCGCTGAAGAAGGCTACCGCGAGCATCATCCGGCGGCGCGACGAGCTGACCGCGCGGCTCGAGAGCGCCCGCCAGGAGCAGCAGCAGGTCGGGGTAGACTTGACGGCCGCGTTGGCGACCGACCAGAAGGACCTGGGCGTGGTGCTGATTCAGAAGCAGCAGGCCCTGCTCCAGCAGCTGGCGGAGATCGAGGGCGAGCTCGGTCAGGCGAGCAGCGATGCCGAGGGTGCCAAGGCCAGCCTGCTGCAGGTGCAGAGCGAGATCGGCAAGCTCAAGGCCGAGAAGGACCGGATGCTGGCCAAGCTCGCCAGCGCCCAGGCGCGGATGCGGATCCAAGACCAACTCGAAGGGCTCTCGGTCGACGCCGAGGTCAAGGCGCTCGAGGGCGTGCGCGACCATATCAAGACGGTGGTGGCCGAGGCCAACCTCGGTCAGGAGCTGGGCAACAGCGACCTCGACACGCGCCTGGCCAAGCTCCGGCAGTCGGCCGGCGCGGTGACCGCTGGCGACGAGTGGGAGAAGCTCAAGGCCACGCGCGCGCAGAGCGCCCAGCGCACGCTCTAGCGCTGCACCGAACCATCAAGCTCGCCACGGCCGCGGCGGCGCGGCCCCGCGCTGATCGAGGGAATCCATGAAGCTGACGCCCTTTGCCAAGGTCTTTGTCACGCTGATCGTCTTGGCCGTGCTGGCCTACGTCGGCTACACGCGCTTCAGCGGGCAGGTGCGCAATTGGGCCACCGAGGGGCGCAGCAGCGAGGCGCCCGTGGTCGGCGTCGCCGCGAAGGCCGCCGATGCGGTGTCGAAGGGCGACTTCGCGGCCTTGGGGCAAGCTCCCGCCGACCCCGCGCGCCACGCGACGGCCGCCGGCGTGACCGTGGCCACAGTCGGCGGCGGTCGGCTGGCGCGCCCGTTGGTGGTGGGTATCAACACCTGGGCCGGACACGCGCCTGGCGTGGTCTTCAACCGCGGGATGGAGCCGAACGCGCGCTCGCTCTTCAGCAAGCAGCTCGGTCTGGCGGTGAAGTTCGTGCTCATCGAGGATCCGGCGGCCAAGCTCGCCGCCTTCAAGAAGGGCGACCTCGACCTGATGTGGGATACGGTCGACAACTGGGCGCGCGAGGCCTCGCTTCTCAGCGAGAGCGCGGTCGCCGCCAAGTCGATCATCTTGCAGGACTGGAGCCGCGGCGGCGACGGCATCGTGGCGCTCGCCTCGATTAAATCGGTCGAGGACCTGCGCGGCAAGACGATCGCTTGTACGCAGTTCACGCCCTCGCACTTCCTGCTGCTCTTCCTCCTCAGCCAGTCGGGCCTCGGCAGCGAGGAACGCGCCGCGATCGAGAAGGGGCTGATCTTCACGCAGGACGCCCCGGCGGCGGCGGCGATGTTCAAGGCCAAGCGCGTCGACGCGGCCGTGACCTGGGAGCCCGATCTCTCCGGTGCGGTGGCCGCGCGCGGCGCGGAGGCCCATGTCCTGATCTCGACGACGGCGGCGACGCACGTCATCGCCGACACGTTGGTCGCGCGGCAGGCGCTGATCGAGCAGGCGCCGGCGAGCCTGCAGGCCTTCGTGCAGGGCTGGCTGCAGGGCATCGAGCTGCTGCGCGACGATCCCGTCGCCAGCCAGCTGATCGTCGGTGACGCGCTCAAGCTCGACGCCGAGACGGTCAGCGGCATGCTCTCCGGCCTCAAGCTGACGCCCTATGCCGACAACGCCGCGTTCTACGGGCTGAGCGGCGGGCGCTCGCACTTCGCGACGCTCTTCGATACGGCGTTCATCATCTGGCGCAAGAAGGGCCTCGTGACCCGGCCGGTCAACGCCAAGGATTGGGTCGACACGCGCTTCCTGCAGAGCCTCGCCGCGCGCTACACCGGCCAGCAGGTGGTCGAGCCCAAGCTCGCGGCCAAGGCCCCGTCGTTGAAGGATCGGGCGATCATCAACAAGACGATGCAGATCCACTTCACGCCCGGCTCCGACACGATCATGGAGGGCAGCGAGTTCGTGCTCGATGCGCTGGGCGAGACGATGGTGGCCTTCGGCGCCACCTACCTGCGGGTCGAGGGCAACACCGACGCCACCGGCGGCGCCGCGGTCAATCTCTCGCTCTCGCAGCGGCGGGCAGTGGCGGTGCGCAACTACCTGCTGCGCGAGTTCCCCTCGCTGCAGGCCGCGCGCTTCCAGACCATCGGCCATGGCGAGAGGCAGCCGGTCGCCAGCAACGAGACCGAGGCCGGACGGCAGCTCAACCGCCGTACGGACATCAAGGTCATCCTCGCGGCGCCGTGAGCGCGGTCCGCGCGCGCAAGTCGCTCACTCGACATGCCCTGGGCTGACGACCACTTCTTCGCGCTGCGCGTGCCCGTGCGGCGTTCGCGCCGGCTGCTGCTGGCAGTGGTCTCGCCGGCGCTCGTGCTCGGCGCCTGGTGCCTGCTCTCCTACGGCGGCCTGACCTCGGCCGACTTCCTGCCCTCGCCGACGCAGGTGATCAAGGGCACGCTGCAGCTCTTCATCGAGCACGACCTGGCGCTGGCGATCTGGATCTCGTCGCGTCGCATCTTGATCGCCTTCCTGCTGGCGGCGGCGGTGGCCTTTCCGCTGGGGATTCTGATGGGGGCCTTCGCGCCGATCGAGGCCGTCCTCGAGCCGATCGTGGCGCCGCTGCGCTACATGCCGATCTCGGCCTTCATTCCGCTGCTGATCCTCTGGTTCGGCATCTTCGAGGGGCAGAAGATCGCCTTCCTCTTCCTCGGCACCTTCGTCTTCCTCTTGCCGGTGGTCGTCAGCGCGATCAAGGCAGTGCCCGACGAGCTGGTGCAGACCGCCCGCACGCTGGGTGCCTCGCGCTGGCAGGTGCTCCGCACGGTGCTGGTACCGGCGGCGCTGCCGGAGATCTTCGACTCCTTCCGCGTGATGAACGCGATCGCCTGGACCTACGTCATCCTCGCCGAGGCGGTCAATCCGCAGCATGGCCTGGGCTACATGGTCGAGCTGGCGCGCACGCACAGCAAGCCCTCGTGGAGCTTCGCGGGGCTGGTGGTGATCGGCGGGATCGGGTTGCTGACCGATGCGCTGATCCGCGGCGCGTCGCGGCTGCTCTTCCGCTGGCGCGGGGCCACATGAGCGCGGCCGCCCACCCCAGCCCCAGCCCAGCCACGGCGCCCGGCATGCCGGCCGCCGGCGGTGCTGCGCCCAACACGCCCACGGCCGGCGGCTCGCTTGCAAGGCCACAGCCGAAGCTCGAGCTCGTCGACCTTCACGTCAGCTACCTCACCGCCGCCGGCGGCGCGATCGAGGCGGTCGGCGGCATCGACCTGCAGGTGCCCGACAAACCCGGTTGCGGCGAGATCGTCGTGCTCCTGGGGCCCTCGGGCTGCGGCAAGTCGACCGTGCTCAAGAGCATTGCCGGGCTGCAGCGGCCGACGCGCGGCGAGGTGCGCGCGGGCGGCGAGCCGGTGCGGGGCGTGGGCCGCGATCGCGGCATGGTCTTTCAGCAGTACACCTCCTTCGGCTGGCTGACGGTGGCGGAGAACGTCGGCTACGGGCTGCGCCTGGCGGGGGTGCCGAAGGCAGCACGCCGCGAGCAGGTCGAGCACTACCTGCAGCTCGTGGGGCTCTACGACTACCGGCAGCTCTATCCCAAGAGCCTCTCTGGCGGCATGAAGCAGCGCGTCGCCATCGCGCGCACCCTGATCAACCGCCCGCGGCTGCTCTTGATGGACGAGCCCTTCGGGGCGCTCGACCCGCAGACGCGCTGGGAGATGCAGACCCTGTTGCTGGCGATCGCGCAGCGCGAGGACGCGACGATCGTCCTGGTCACGCACGACGTCGGCGAGGCAGTCTACGTCGGCGATACCTGCTACGTGCTGACGCCGCGGCCGGCGCGCATCGTCGAGCGCCTCGAGGTGCCGAGCTTTGGCGATCGCTCCCCAGCGCTGAAGGCGGCGGCGGAGTTCCGCGCCGTCGAGCAGGCGCTCTTGGCGCGGCTCTATGCGCCCGCGTCGCGGCCGGGCGCGTGAGCAGCGCCAGCGGCCCGCCGCCCGTGACGCCGCGCAGCGCGGGGACCTACGCGCGCCGGCTCTTTCATAACGTCTACAACTACAGCCTGCTCGGCGGGGTCACGGCGGCCGCGTTGCTGACGGGGCAGTGGTGGCTGCTGGCCTTCGGGGCGGGCGCCGAGGTGCTGTGGATGCTCTACGCGCCGGGCTCGAGCGTCCTCCGGCGGCGCATCGACCGCGGGCTCGATGCGCGCGATCGCGAGCTGCTGCAGGCGCGACGGATCGCGCTGGTCGACACGCTGAGCCGGGCCGAGCGCGTGCGCTGCGAGCGGCTGATCAGCCGCGAGGCCGCGATCCGTCGCCTGGCCGAGGATAACCCGCGCTTCGAGCGGACGCTGCTGGTCGGCGAGCTGCGGCGTCTGCGGCAGATCGTCGACGACTTCGTCGAGCTAGCGGCGACGACCGCGCGTTTCCGCAGCTATCTCACGCAGCAGGATTTCGAGGCCATCGAGCACCAGGCGCGCGCCTACGAGCGCCAGGTCAGCCAGGCCGAGGGCCAGGCGCGCACGCTGGCGCAGAAGAACCTCGACGTGGTGCTGCGACGGCAGGAGCGCCTGCGCGAGATCGACGCCTTTGTCCAGCAGAGCGGCGGGCAGCTCGACCTGATCGAGAACACGCTGCACCTGCTCGGCGACCAGATCGTCTCGATGCACAGCCCAGGCGAGCTGACGCATCGCCTCGACGAGCTGGTCGACGGCGTCGAGGCCGTGCGGCAGGCGGCGGGCGTGGCCGAGCAACTGCGCGTCAGCGTAGGACAGGAGGCGTGATGGGCAGCGCAGGCGCGATGGATACGGACGCGGAGGCCAAGGGGCTGCCCGCCTGGGCCAGCGAGCTGCGCCGGCGCTACCTGCGCGGGGAGGTCTACCAGTTCATTCTGCACGGCAACGTGCACGATCTCGTGCTGCACCAGGGGCAGCCGCTGGCGCTGGACGAGTTTCTCTGCAAGGTGCTGCTGGCGCCGAGCCGCGACACCATCGCGCTCTATAACACCGCCACCGGCGTGCGCTTCGCCAAACGGCGCGAGGGCCTCGCGGGGCTCGACGAGCTGCTGCTGAGCCGCAGCCGCGAGCGCGTGCTGCCGGCCCTCGAGCGCCTGCTGCTGACCGAGAGCCGCTTCGCGCTGCTGCTCGAGTACGCCGAGATGCTGGCGCCGGCGGGTGAGCTGGCGCTCTACGGGGAGGGCGACCGCGCCGCGCTGGTGACCCTGCACCGCTGGGCCAGCCTGCCCGCGGTCGAGCGCGCGGATAACCTGATCGTGCTCTTGACGGAGCTCGCCAGCGAGCTGCATCCGCGCCTGGCCCACAATCCGCGGGTGGCCTCGATCGCGCTGCCGCTGCCGGGCCCCGCCGAGCGGCGGGCGCTGATCGCCCACCTGGCGCCGGCGCTCGACGCGGCCGCGCAGGCCACGCTGACCGAGAGCACGGCGGGCCTCAAGCTGGTGCAGATCCGCACCATCCTCGCGCCGCAGGACATCGAGTCAAACGTCGAGCAGCGCAAGCGCTACATCGCCCAGCTCCTCGGTCCGGGCGCCAGCGAGCAGCGCCTCGCGGGGCTGGCGCGCCTGACCAAGGGGATGCCGCCCGACGAGATCCGCGGCCTGGTGGCGCCGGAGCCCACCGCGGAGGCGCCGGGCGCTGGCGAGGCGATCGGCGAGATGGTGGCGCTCGTCGCGCGGCAGAAGCGCGAGCTGATCGAACGCGAGTGCGCGGGGCTGCTGCAGTTCGTCGACGCCAGGCATGGCTTCGACGCCGTCGGCGGGATGGAGGAGGTCAAGCGCGAGCTCGGGCGGGTGGCGCAGGCGATTCGCGCCGGCGACACGGCGCGCGTGCCGATGGGCTTTCTCTTCGTCGGGCCGATGGGCACCGGCAAGACCTTCGTCGCCGAGGCCTTCGCCAAGGAATCGGGACTGACGGCGGTGAAGTTCGGCAGCTTCCGCTCGAAGTGGGTCGGCGCCACCGAGGCCAACCTGCAGCGTATTCTCGACCTGCTGCCGGCGATGGGGCAGGTGCTGGTCTTCATCGATGAGGTCGACCGCGCGCTCGCCGGCGGCAATCCGGGCGCCGACGGTGGGACGGAGAGCCGCGTGATCGCGCGGCTGAAGGAGTTCATGTCCGACGGGCGCAACCGCGGGCGCATCCTCTTCGTGCTGATGACGAACCGACCCGATCTGCTCGACACCGATATCAAGCGCACCGGCCGGCTCGACCGCAAGATCCCCTTCTTCTATCCGCAGACGCCGCAGGAGGTGCAGCCGGTGCTCGGCGCGCTGATCCGACGGCATCGGCTCAGCCCCGACTTCGAGCTGGCGGCGCAGGGCGCGGCGATCCTGGAGCCGCTCGTCGGCTACTCGAACGCCGACCTCGAGGGCGTCGCGCTGCTGGCTGCGTCGCTGGCCGACTCGGCGGGGCGTCGGGACCGGCCGACGCTCGAGGACTTCCAACGGGCCGTCGGCGATTTCCTGCCGGCGCGCGACCTCGAGATGCTGACCTATATGGAGCTGCTGGCGGTCTACGAGGCCTCGAACCGCAGCATGTTGCCGGCGAAGTACGCCGCGCTGACGCCGGACGCGCTGGCCGAGCGGCTGGCGATGGCGCGGGCCAAGGTCGGCCACCGCCGCTAGGGCCGCGCCGGCGCTACTTCACGCCGAGCTGCGAGCGCAGCTCGCCCAGGGCGCGCGCGAGCTCGGCTCGCACGATCATGTAGTCCTTGGCCGCCCAGCTCGACCCGCCGATGAACTTACCGGTGAAGTTCTCGGCCCACTGCACCTCGCCGACGTCGGTGCGCCCGGCAAAGACATCCTCG includes the following:
- a CDS encoding ABC transporter permease; the encoded protein is MPWADDHFFALRVPVRRSRRLLLAVVSPALVLGAWCLLSYGGLTSADFLPSPTQVIKGTLQLFIEHDLALAIWISSRRILIAFLLAAAVAFPLGILMGAFAPIEAVLEPIVAPLRYMPISAFIPLLILWFGIFEGQKIAFLFLGTFVFLLPVVVSAIKAVPDELVQTARTLGASRWQVLRTVLVPAALPEIFDSFRVMNAIAWTYVILAEAVNPQHGLGYMVELARTHSKPSWSFAGLVVIGGIGLLTDALIRGASRLLFRWRGAT
- a CDS encoding ATP-binding protein gives rise to the protein MGSAGAMDTDAEAKGLPAWASELRRRYLRGEVYQFILHGNVHDLVLHQGQPLALDEFLCKVLLAPSRDTIALYNTATGVRFAKRREGLAGLDELLLSRSRERVLPALERLLLTESRFALLLEYAEMLAPAGELALYGEGDRAALVTLHRWASLPAVERADNLIVLLTELASELHPRLAHNPRVASIALPLPGPAERRALIAHLAPALDAAAQATLTESTAGLKLVQIRTILAPQDIESNVEQRKRYIAQLLGPGASEQRLAGLARLTKGMPPDEIRGLVAPEPTAEAPGAGEAIGEMVALVARQKRELIERECAGLLQFVDARHGFDAVGGMEEVKRELGRVAQAIRAGDTARVPMGFLFVGPMGTGKTFVAEAFAKESGLTAVKFGSFRSKWVGATEANLQRILDLLPAMGQVLVFIDEVDRALAGGNPGADGGTESRVIARLKEFMSDGRNRGRILFVLMTNRPDLLDTDIKRTGRLDRKIPFFYPQTPQEVQPVLGALIRRHRLSPDFELAAQGAAILEPLVGYSNADLEGVALLAASLADSAGRRDRPTLEDFQRAVGDFLPARDLEMLTYMELLAVYEASNRSMLPAKYAALTPDALAERLAMARAKVGHRR
- a CDS encoding OmpA family protein, producing the protein MKLTPFAKVFVTLIVLAVLAYVGYTRFSGQVRNWATEGRSSEAPVVGVAAKAADAVSKGDFAALGQAPADPARHATAAGVTVATVGGGRLARPLVVGINTWAGHAPGVVFNRGMEPNARSLFSKQLGLAVKFVLIEDPAAKLAAFKKGDLDLMWDTVDNWAREASLLSESAVAAKSIILQDWSRGGDGIVALASIKSVEDLRGKTIACTQFTPSHFLLLFLLSQSGLGSEERAAIEKGLIFTQDAPAAAAMFKAKRVDAAVTWEPDLSGAVAARGAEAHVLISTTAATHVIADTLVARQALIEQAPASLQAFVQGWLQGIELLRDDPVASQLIVGDALKLDAETVSGMLSGLKLTPYADNAAFYGLSGGRSHFATLFDTAFIIWRKKGLVTRPVNAKDWVDTRFLQSLAARYTGQQVVEPKLAAKAPSLKDRAIINKTMQIHFTPGSDTIMEGSEFVLDALGETMVAFGATYLRVEGNTDATGGAAVNLSLSQRRAVAVRNYLLREFPSLQAARFQTIGHGERQPVASNETEAGRQLNRRTDIKVILAAP
- a CDS encoding PspA/IM30 family protein, with translation MRSVPHALANSPAGPIWLAPSGWPHLHDALVRQADARSGACLTRLGAIAIVGGLECEHRASGRVRLKRARRAAVGIGVVARLYNLWRGFLSLWVSDLEKGHPEIAYENAINGMVEKFAALKKATASIIRRRDELTARLESARQEQQQVGVDLTAALATDQKDLGVVLIQKQQALLQQLAEIEGELGQASSDAEGAKASLLQVQSEIGKLKAEKDRMLAKLASAQARMRIQDQLEGLSVDAEVKALEGVRDHIKTVVAEANLGQELGNSDLDTRLAKLRQSAGAVTAGDEWEKLKATRAQSAQRTL
- a CDS encoding ABC transporter ATP-binding protein codes for the protein MPAAGGAAPNTPTAGGSLARPQPKLELVDLHVSYLTAAGGAIEAVGGIDLQVPDKPGCGEIVVLLGPSGCGKSTVLKSIAGLQRPTRGEVRAGGEPVRGVGRDRGMVFQQYTSFGWLTVAENVGYGLRLAGVPKAARREQVEHYLQLVGLYDYRQLYPKSLSGGMKQRVAIARTLINRPRLLLMDEPFGALDPQTRWEMQTLLLAIAQREDATIVLVTHDVGEAVYVGDTCYVLTPRPARIVERLEVPSFGDRSPALKAAAEFRAVEQALLARLYAPASRPGA